The Brevinematales bacterium genome window below encodes:
- a CDS encoding histidinol phosphate phosphatase domain-containing protein: MIDLHTHTLWSDGELIPAEHIRRAYLMGYEAIAITDHADASNIDVLCRQIVRFADTMARMDAELIVLPGVELTHVLPEEIRELTEYARGHGAKIVVVHGETIVEPVRPGTNCAAIEAKVDILAHPGLILPEEAELAAKNGVYLEITARGGHSLANGHVAKTARAAGASMVIDTDAHRMRDFIDDGFAGKVLAACGLSPEEIKKVFLNSREIVKRKTKGG, encoded by the coding sequence ATGATAGATTTGCATACCCATACGCTTTGGAGCGACGGCGAACTGATACCCGCCGAACATATCCGCAGGGCTTATCTCATGGGCTACGAAGCGATCGCGATTACCGATCATGCCGACGCGTCGAATATCGACGTATTATGCCGGCAGATCGTCCGGTTCGCCGATACGATGGCGCGGATGGACGCGGAGCTGATCGTCCTGCCGGGAGTGGAACTGACCCACGTCCTGCCGGAGGAGATTCGCGAACTGACCGAGTATGCGCGCGGGCATGGCGCTAAAATCGTAGTGGTGCACGGCGAAACGATTGTCGAGCCGGTGCGTCCCGGAACGAACTGCGCCGCGATCGAAGCGAAGGTGGATATCCTCGCGCATCCGGGGCTGATTCTCCCCGAGGAAGCCGAGCTTGCCGCGAAGAACGGGGTATATCTCGAAATCACTGCCAGAGGCGGGCATAGTCTCGCTAACGGGCATGTCGCTAAGACGGCGCGCGCAGCCGGGGCGTCGATGGTGATCGATACCGACGCGCACCGGATGCGGGATTTTATCGACGACGGGTTCGCCGGGAAGGTGCTTGCCGCGTGCGGACTCTCTCCCGAGGAGATTAAGAAAGTTTTCCTGAACTCCCGCGAGATTGTGAAACGTAAGACAAAGGGCGGATAA